The following nucleotide sequence is from Apium graveolens cultivar Ventura chromosome 4, ASM990537v1, whole genome shotgun sequence.
ataagtcaaagtccactagagaactcagagacatcgataagtcaaaattcactagagaactctaagatgtcgacaagtcaaagtgaagacatgatgttcagagatctcgacaagctaaagtttcattcgagaactcagagacctctataagccAAATTCACAAGAGCattggagatctcgataagtcattatacttatcgagatgtcaagatctctatatgcctaattggagatctcgagtgaaactctcaaagtacaaaatcacagaccagtttaatatccaagattaacaatcaacaaacaatccaaacagctaaattgacaagtctacaaaaagtagcttgaagaatgagtaagatcaatggtgaagattaaatgacaaaggaagatcaagataatcacaggatgctaaagatatgctaagccagaaatggaagatctacttttctataaatagaaatgacaagtggcagtttagaaaagttaatagcatgtcttattgtacactgtgtaaattagaagttaactgaattataaagttagcactggtcctttagttagttgtaacaatctagatagaaaatcttgtaactctctcaaggaaaaACTAGGCTCTTTAAACAAAGAgtctagaaattttgtagcaaaacattcttgatttttaatataaaaattaagtgggTTTTGAAAAGATTGTGTTCTTGTTTATTGCATGTTTATTTACTACATTAACACATCGTCtctacaagattaaatttactttGCTCAACCAAAAATATTTAAGAAAAACTCAAAAACAGAAAAATACATTTACcacccctctgtgtgttattcatttcctaacatatGTACACATCCTTTATTTATGTTTATGTGTGCACACCCAGTACACATAATGAGACTAAAATAACCTTCGAATTATTTTTTTACTTGGCCAATTAACAATATAATTTATTAGAATGAAGTCAACTGAAAAAAACAAGCTATCATATACAGTATCCTGaaacaaaatatttaaaatttaagttaatataaatttgaataattttatttgtcactaaaaaaatatttaaaattttgcATACTAATAtgtaaattttattattatactaaCTTGTGactttaatttattttattacaGAAATTTTCTTAAAGTATTTtacaaaatcaactttgtttgAATTTAAGTAACATAACTTTAAGGCTAAACAGCTACTCATTctgtcccaatttatctgtcatATTTGATTTTTTGCGGTCAAATTGTGACGGATGGAGTACTATTAATCATTTAAGtgaaattatatattaatttgTGTCACTACCATAAAAATGGCTAAATTTGAGCGCTAAAAATGACTGTAATTATTTGTGACCGCGTTCAGTTCAATTTAGTCGTGCTCTTAAATTTAACCGAACACATTCGAATTTAGCCATGGTCAAAATTTGCGGCTGAAATTAGTCTTATTTCCTGTAGTGTGTGCATAATTTTATTGTAAAATTTGATAtgatttaaataatacaaaaaataGCTTGATGATTTGACGCTAAATATGAAATTATTACATGTAGATGAAATATTACTTTATTTTGATTTTGAGTTTCTCGTAACATAATAATTTATGTCTTCGAGAATTGTggatcatttttttaaaaaaaatattacacATATTATTTGtatagaataaaaataaaaacagaACGATAATGTTAAAGAAATATAACTTTTactttaatcaaattaaattatattttttaaaacaaattaacTGAATGTAGGCTGTGTAGCATGTACAATGTATTAAAGGTATTTATGTTCAGGACACGGATTAGTATTGGGTGTAATAGACGGTGTGCTCACACCGTCCTATTTTTATAtcctttataaataataaatagaaaatatagtTTATAATACGATTTAAATTTTGTTATTCTTTCGAGTTTTATAGATAAAAATGGTTTCAAATCGAAATCAAACTGTTAAAAAATGGATAGATTTTATttggtttaatttttttaattaacgaattgataaattaagaaaatttgaTAATTTCTGTTTAATTTGGATCGAACTCTTTCAGACTGCCTAAAACAACCAATACTCACTGCCGACTAGGGATGGCAAAATAATCCGATCCGACAGATATCCGATCagaaacccgaaattttggatttaccgaacccgattttttggatttgaattttgatatggatttaatttttaaacccgaatttttttggatttggatttggatattaggtataccgatccgaaatccgaaactctATCCGAACCCGATCCAAAAAAAccgaattatatatatatatatatatatatatatatatatatatatatatatatatatatatatattaacttaaaacccgtgcgatgcacgagtTCCGTTAATAACACGGGTTCcgtaaatatttatattttatatgattttattgaaattctaatttaaataattaaatacgtaaattaataacaatataattataatttgattGTGTATAACTTTAAGTTAAATCATATAGTTTAGTATAAAACAGTATATGGTTGATAAGATTTGAACCATTAacattatttataaataataattaaatgtttGAGGTTGGCGggtgtaacgaccgaggaattacgcttgtattatattataataataataaattatgtgtattattatgtgattaaatgtgttaagtcgttgaaccctaactgctatgtgttatgtgttggttgttttgatccaaacgtgttttggatatttattgagcgtgctatcgtcagttatatatattatatcaaaacctgtacagctcaaaactatgttttaaaagcccgtatttcaaataaaatcattggccctattttgccaaaaatgccctatacagtatcgctattctgaacccttagacgttttacaaattgacctttttcgcgaaaaacgattttttccggaccccttcgggtaccaaaaaccccacaaaaatcacatttttatttttatatgattatgaaattatcatatatcatttttctttgtatttttgtatttttcacaatttttgggaatttttagtatttattttgtatttattggatatttaaaaattcattattaatacccaaaaattataaaaattggggccaaatatttttattaggagtgtaattagacccttaattttacttaggggtattattttcataaatataaatacctgaattattattaattaaatcagttaattatacttaaaaatcagaaaataaaaaagaaaatcagaaaagggaattagggttagggttttgtgaagaacagcagcagaatcaatcggacttttgaaggtgattccggtgacagaaattgaagtgtgagtaaccgatttgaagcccaaagtctgttctatcagattatcacGTCAAAATCATCAACCGAGGTATTAATTTGTGTTTCGTAATTTCGGATTAATTTCTCGAATTCGGGTTTGAAGTTCTGGTAATTGTTTGATGATTATGTTAGTATAGATGTTTAGATCGTCGATTTTGGAGTCGATTGACACCGGTTTTGTCGAGTTTGGCTTCGGGTTTTGTCTCGCCGGAAAAGCGGCGTCGCCGCCGCTGTTATCGGTGGTTTAGGCGGCGGGGACGGATAAAACGAAGGAGGAACACGACAGGGGAGGCCTGGGAACGAAAGGGAACGAAGCAGCAGAAGAAACGAGGCCGATTGATTGCCGTTTTTGCTTCGTCGGAAGTTTCCGCCGGGCCGGAATCTGGGCAACGGCCggctgttcttcccgacccgattgggttggggacgacccggtttctaacccggtttcgacccgggtttaatcctaataacccaaaccctgttgatgtttttgtgtttttagttaattaacatgattcttgtttccaaactcaacccttaaaagatcctgagtagtgatagttcggggtaattattatattaatattccgcttgtgcaggtatagttggtaattgttgttaataatgccccaaatctataccccggatttggagggtgttatagcgGGGATGTTGGGGGGTTCGAACCTGTGAACTTGGTTTCtgtatttttttataaatattaatacaAACGTTTGTTGTTGGCAGGATTCGAACCTAgaaatttatttgtaattttataaataataatataaatgtttgttgttggtgaGATTCGAATCTGTAAGCTTGGTTAGTGTATTTTTTTTAGTATTTAGATCTAACGGTTATGATCATTTGGTTAAAAGATCTGACGGCCGTGATCGGAAGGGATAACCAAAAATAAggttaaccaaactacaaattatacccaTGTTTGGTTATTATAGTttagtataaatatatatagatattataattttatatattacacattataatattatatatataatattttatataatatacattatacatattattatataaattttagaacatatatttttatatttatgttaaaaattaactaattataaagttcAACGAAATATAGTTATTTTATCATGTAAACTGGTGATAAAGTTTATAATGttaacaaaatatcttttaatgATAAATCTAAAAATTGGATATCAATTAAGTTAACATATTAAATATTAGATATATTTATAATAACAAAAGTAATGATGTGGTGGAGTGGTTGAAGATAACATATTAAAACTCTTTCTCCGCAAGTCGCGTGTTCGATGTCaaacacttgcaatatcaataattatacaaattttcagattttgGGTCCGGGTTCGGATTTCGGGTTCGagtatgaatatccaattcaaaatTAAATTCGGGTTTCGGATATACCTGAATCCGATCCGAAATCTGATAGATCGTGTTCGAAtattcattttcgggtattttcgggttcgggtatagataaaatttttgggtttggatatggattctgTAATATCCGACCTGATCCAACCCGATTGCCATCCCTATTGCCGACTTTTCCAGCCAGCAGAGAAAAACTAACAGCATCTCCAACAGTTTATTAGTTCATTccataaatttaatataaaatattggattttagtaatttaaaataTTCACAACTACAACAACATTCCCAATATTCATTTCTGATACAATATTTTATCATTAAAAAGTaacattattacataaagtaaaaAAAGAGAAAGTGTTTTtttgtaatatatattataaaataaaagttagaagATGAGAGAGTTTAACTAAAAATAAGAAATTGGAAGAAAATATTAATGGATTTTAGTGATTTAAGAAATCACTGTAATACTTTTATTTTTCTTATATTAGATTTTAAGACTTGAAATAACTAAGTTGTGGAGTTAGCTCTAAAAAACTGAGGCTTGTTTGCTGCTTGTTTTGTTAAAAATTCTGGTTGAATCTTTTTTCCTATAAAACTAACCTTAATAGTTCTGAATTGAAAAAAAATGATTCAGAATTACCCTGCACTATTTGAAACAATTATGAAACAATGCTCTTCGGCAAAACACATGTACCAAACCCATGCCTACATGCTCACAACAAGCTTAGACAAACACAGTTTTATCCTCTGCAATTTTATCAAACTCTGCTCCACTTTAGGGTTGTTTAACTACGCTTGTTCTGTCTTAAAATCTCATAAACAACCTGACATTTATCTCTACAACACCATTATTAAATCTTTACTTGTTTGTTCTCCAGAACAAGCCATTTTAATATATGATCAGGCTCGGCTCATTGgcttaaaccctgattcttatacCTTTCCTTTCGTTTTGAAAGCTGTTGTTAGTGAGAGTACTGGTAAAAAGATTCATTGTCAAGCTGTTTGTAACGGGTGGGATTCGGATGATCATGTGTCTGCAGCATTGATACAAATGTATTCGAAATGCGGGTGTGTTTGGGATGGACGTAAGGTGTTTGATGGTATTTCTTTGAGAGGTGTCGCGTCTTGGAATGCTATGATTGCTGGGTATGCTAAAGCTGGTGATCCTGATAGTGCTTTGTATTTGTTTGAGCAGATGCCGGAGGGAGAGACTGGGAGTGTTATTACTTGGACTAGTGTGATTTCGGGATATGCTCAAGCTAATAGACCGAGTGATGCTATTAGAATTTTCAGGAGAATGCAGCTTCAGGGCGTCCAGCCTGATGAAATAGCAATGTTGGCTGCTCTTTCGGCTATTGCCCAATTGGGCGCGCTTCAGTTGGGGGAGTGGATCCATCATTATATTAAAAATAACAAATTATGTTTTACTATACCACTTGCCAATGCATTAATGGATATGTATGCAAAATCTGGAAACGTTCAAAAGGCAATTGAGATTTTTGATAATATGGAAAATAGGAGCGTTGTAACATGGACGACCATAATAGCTGGACTAGCGATGCATGGACTTGCAACAGAAGCACTTGAGATTTTCTATCGTATGGAAAAGAATAATAGGGTAAGTCCCAATAGTGTCACATTTTTAGCGGTCATATCTGCGTGTAGCCATGCTGGGTTGGTTAAGCTTGGTCGTTATTATTTTTATGCAATGTATCCGAGGTACGGGATCAAACCTAATATTGAGCACTATGGCTGTATGATTGACCTATTAGGACGTGCTGGTTACCTTGAGGAGGCACAAAAACTAGTAAAGGTGATGCCATTTGAATCAAGTTCAGCTATCTGGGGATCCCTTCTTGCTGCTTCTAGAATTCATGGCGATATTAAACTTGGGGAAGAATCTCTGCAACATCTACTCAAGATGGAGCCACATAATTCCGGTAACTATTCGCACATGTCGAATATATACTCTTCTCTTGGAAAGTGGAAAAAGGCTGGTATGACAAGAAAAATGATGAGGAGCATAGGTGTAAAGAAAATTGCAGGTGGGAGTTGTATTGAAGCGAATAATAGGCTTAATGAATTTGTTGCTGGCGACAGATCACATCCTCAATCTGAGATAATATATAATCTCCTGCACCTTGTTTATGGACACTTTAATAGTGAAGCTACTGAGGATTATGACTAAAAATTACAATTTCAACAGCTCAGAACTCCCTAGTTCATCTGATTCACGAAAAAGCCTGATAGTTGGAACACTGAGAGAAGAATCTTGAACAAAGCTTGAGGTAAGAAATATCCGAGAGATTTTATGATGTAAAGAAAATGTCCTGCTTTAAGAACATGAGTTTTGATTAGATCTAGCAATTCCTGATAAAAGATAATCACACCAAAGAAAACCTGTTGCTGGGTGGAACTACATTGCAGGAGCTGAGATCATATGTATGGATTCGGAGGTGAAGTGAATGAGTGACATGACCTTGTCTGTTACACCACTGAACTCTGTACCATTTAGTTTCCAGGTCTGTATCCTGTTTGTAAAAGTGTGTATATGTGTAATATACTCCTACGCATACACTCCTCTGCGGTCGGTAGCTGATCCCACTCAATTGAAATCAATgtataaatttttattatatcactcaTATTTTAGTAAAAATCTATCTGTAATATTAATGTTTTGATCccattaaaataaaatttatacattaaatttataaatctttaaacaattttaaattttGACCCACTCACCCTATTTTTCTTGAGCGTGGATGATGCCTCACATGTTTGGAAAATATATTATGTCACAACGTGTAAACAGATTCTTGAACAAACTATATCAACTTAACATTATACAAGCAACTAAATTAGAGATTATGTACAAACAAATTGATCAAAAAATTTAATCAAATACTCTAAAATCAAACTATTAAAGACCCCAACCACATATCTCAAGGAACATGAATCAAATGTTTTCACTAATGTGCATTATATACATTTTTCATCGAATGCAAAAAAAATAAAGAATAGACAATAATAGTTAGGGTTAAATGTAGTTTGCAccatattattttatttcaaaaataaatgtGTATCAACAGGAATCACCCCTTTAACAGTTATAATTAAAAAAGTAAGGgataaaataggaattttagtAAAATATTAACTAAACTAAATTTCTTATTTTTCAGATTATATTAAAAACTGAACTTTATTATTATAGATATAAAATAAGAACTTTAAAATTTTCGAATAATAGTATTTAGTTGAGTTTCGAATTTTAGTTATAATAATAATgccaaaaattatataattttaccaAAAGTAAATTCAAAATGACTTTCTACATTTTTTTAATTATCTACTTAATTTAAATCTAATtgtttcatttttaattttttgacgTCGTTATTATTTAATGtgcatttaataaaaatattttggtcaatattaatatttaatataaaagaaataatttttataaatatttttaccTGATATTTGAAATTATAACTAAAATTTATTTACATTTCAAAATGAAATTCCACTTTTACCCCTTttcattttaattataatttttagcAAAAGGGTGCATACTGAGTTTTCACGTTGAAGTTGAGGGGTGCAAGTTGTATTTCCGAAAGTTCGAATACAAAATTGTTTTTCAACTTTGTTTGAGGGTAAAAAGGGCATTTAATTCTAATAGTTATTACTGTACCTAAATAATAGTAAAAATTTGTTATATGGTAAAATTTACTACCTCTGTCCTCTcatttctttaattttttttcacattcttgacacgcattttaaggtaaCTGTAAAATATAGTTCCGAAAttctttttcaaattttttaataaaactttgaaaattatgtttttattttgaagaacaaattttaaaaaataattatgaaaTTACATTAATAAGAATATTAAAGTGCGTGCTAAGCAATATAAAAAATTGTGGGGGATGGAGGGAGTAACTTGGTGCATATATAAATTAAGTTTAGCAGTGTGACTTAAAAGATATAGGGCGATATAGGGCGTTTTTAGGGTGAAAATTGAGAGGGATTCTAGAATAAAAATAATGTATTATAGGTGTGAACTTACATTATAATTTTGGAGTAattattcattatatatatatatatatcagctggAATGATCAAATAAATCACCTGAAATTTTTAAGTATTGTTTCTTTTAATTTATGCTATTTAAATTTCTCATCTTATCAATTTCAAAATACTAAAGGAAGTTAAAATTTTGGgatttgtattcaaccccctcttCAAATATCTTTGTTAATTGATGGGAAATAAGAAAGACACATAGATCTGCTAACAGTACAAAGTCGCCGTAATAAAATGGGGTTGCGGAAAGACTTAATTGCACATTGCAGGAAAAATCAATATGTACGTGATCCTACGTTACAGCGGGTAAAGAATGGTGGGCAGAGTCAATATCTACTTCTTGTTATATTGTCAATCGGTCACCTCATGCATCTCTAGGTGGAGATGTACCTTACAAGATTTGGTCTAGTAAACATGCAGATTGTGGGAAATATAGAATTTTCGGGTGCATGGCCTACTATCATTGTTGATCAAGATTGAAGttgtatgtataactcaacaatgGTGGTTTAGATAACTCAACACAGAACAAAGGACTTacaaataatctatgttccactagaatAAGCACATATTGATTATTAGATATATACATGAAAATTTTggtagctgcagtgaagaagacgtcaacagaaTTCCGTATAAAGTTCATATTGTATTTAGGAAAAGGATATGTTTAGGAAAAGGAGAAACAATGTTGAAGTCATTCGGAGCAGTTATTAGGATTAGTATGAACACCATAAGGATTCTAAGTAAAGTTGACTGTATATTGTAGAAAACTTAAAAATGATTTGTAAAGATTATAGTACGAAATCTTTAGAGTGGAACTCTATAAAACCGACCATTGCACTAGCCGTCAGCGATCCGTGAAGGGAAACTAAGTACAATCATTAAAAgaattgttaagtgaggattcaTATATGAATATGAAGGTTATATGGTTTATACAAAGACTGGGAGAGAAGACATGAAGACAAGATAGTTTAAGGGTTAAAGTGCTCTACAAAAACTAAGtaaaagtgatcactaccttgaAATATGAGTCACCAAGGCTACTCTCTTACCTAGTAGATGCAACTACCCTACAATATGGTTCAAAAACTAAGTACTAGAAGTGGTCTTGACCTAGTATGAGCAATAGGGAAGAACTGAGCTCAAAAACTAAATCAGAAATACACTTATACCGCTCTAGGCGCAAGTAACATAATTCCTTGTCCCTAAGAGGTGCAAGTAGCTTAATAAACTAAGGAAAATCCACTCTTGCTCCTCCTAGGCCCAAGTAACACTCGTCTTGACCCTTCTCGGTGCAAGTGCTCAATAAAACTAAGGCAAATGACTTGTTTATTGCTTCTAGGAGTGAGTGACATGCTCTTGGTCCCTTGTAGGCGCAAGTTGATATAAAAACTAAGGCAGGGAACATACTAGGCGCAAATACAAGCTTATACACTCCTAGTAGGCGCAAGTCACATGGTCCTCGAAGATTCTAAGAGATGAATATGAACTCTAGGCCCCACACACTAAAAGAAAACACATGGGCGCAAGTTGAACAAGTTGTGCAAGATGTCAAACAATTTACTTGGCTAATATTAAGCCACATAAATGTTTCCCTCTCTCCAAGCTACCATTCTATATAATTGAAAAGATGCAGATTAAAATTGTATCTCTAAAACAGTAGAAAGTGCGAAGCTCTTGCAAATTATTCCCAACACACAAAAACATTGATTTGACAAGGAGAGAGGTCGTGCCCAATTGATTACTTACCATTAAAGACTTACACATTTGATTGCACTCATCTTTTATAACCATTTTGGTTGTATTGATTATTATTTGACAAGAGATATAGGTTTTTAGAGTGATAGAAAGAAGTCATTAGTTTGATAGCTTATAAATTTGTATAGGCTCTTTCTCTGTGTAACTTTAAATCTATATTCAAAGGTGTAAGAAAACCTTTATGGTTTAATTTCTTTATATAAGAATTATTCGAAAAAATCTCTcgtgtttgtttatttcattttaaagGTTCAATTTCAACTACATTTATCTAACACGAAGcacatacattcaccccctgtatgtaccttttggacctaacaattggtatcagagcttgttaaTCGATATTCAGATTAGATCTGTTAGATTGACAAGTTTTGTGATTGATTTTGGTTGTACAGAGACTGAGAGTGCTTTTTTTTGCTAAATGACTGAGAGTGCTTTCTATTATTCACTAATAATCAACTTTAGGTTAATTTGtagaggggggttgaatacaaattaaaaatttCAAGTTAATTCGTATTTGGGAGATGAAACATGACCACAGATGTTTTAAATTTTCAGGTGGTTTATTTTTTGACTTGCACCCTGAGGTTTATTTGAAGAAATAATATGTTACAATTAGAAGTATAATCTCACAGCTACGAATTATAGTGTTTCACTCAAAGGAAGATATTTCTCTCTAAATCTCTCTGAGAATGAAAAACCTATTTCTTAAGTGAAACATCTCCTTTTACtttgtttatatatcaccaagctACAATGCTTGCTAGACAATGCATAACACGGTTTTTGAGGTCCAGCAAGGTTGCTTTTTCATTCTCTTTATCGTGACGCTTGATAAATGAGGCTGAATTGCATCCCTATATATTTCTTTGGATATCCCTCCAATTTGTCTTGCATGAAAATAgaatgtttcttcttcttcagcatcTAATATCACAAGCAAAGTTTGTCCTGacttctcaatttttttttctgagATTCCTATCAACCCATGTGCAGTGACAGTCCTAGGTTTTGACCACTATCAAATCACTATCAGTAGCCATGTATATTCTTAGCCATTGATAGTCACTAGCTACAGAATTCCTAAGCCATTGAAAATCTCTTATTGTAACTTTCCCAAGCCATTGATAGTTACATGCTTAGCAGTTGATGAGCAGATCTCGATAGCAGTTGATGTCATACCCTCATTTAGCAGTCGAAGGCTCACTTTACTTAATCTGAATTACATGGCATTAAATATGTATACTTAGCCACCCTATTctagattatccattgagtcaacATGACTTCTGAATGACTAACTACATTGCTATCTTATTACATGAGGCTCATAAAAAATGTTACATAAACCCTATCAATTGATGGGCTACTCATTCAATGACTATCCCTTAGGATGGTCAGTCATAGAAGGTTACAAATTGCCTTAACATAATTATGTAATGTGATTTATTTATTATCAGGATTTAGGCTTgattcctaataatctcccccaatttatgaatATTGGATAAGAATCTTATTTGAACACTTGGCTACTGATCAACATGCAACACTATTTCATCATTGATATTCATATAAATCATCAGAAATTGTGACATGTAAAAGCCTTTTAAAACAAACATCTAGATTATGTGCTATGACTACTAACTAAATAAACATAGGCTGATCTTTAAAATCCACAAACATCAAACCGATTGAAGAATAaattttcatcaaaatttataGCATATAA
It contains:
- the LOC141716921 gene encoding pentatricopeptide repeat-containing protein At5g56310; the protein is MIQNYPALFETIMKQCSSAKHMYQTHAYMLTTSLDKHSFILCNFIKLCSTLGLFNYACSVLKSHKQPDIYLYNTIIKSLLVCSPEQAILIYDQARLIGLNPDSYTFPFVLKAVVSESTGKKIHCQAVCNGWDSDDHVSAALIQMYSKCGCVWDGRKVFDGISLRGVASWNAMIAGYAKAGDPDSALYLFEQMPEGETGSVITWTSVISGYAQANRPSDAIRIFRRMQLQGVQPDEIAMLAALSAIAQLGALQLGEWIHHYIKNNKLCFTIPLANALMDMYAKSGNVQKAIEIFDNMENRSVVTWTTIIAGLAMHGLATEALEIFYRMEKNNRVSPNSVTFLAVISACSHAGLVKLGRYYFYAMYPRYGIKPNIEHYGCMIDLLGRAGYLEEAQKLVKVMPFESSSAIWGSLLAASRIHGDIKLGEESLQHLLKMEPHNSGNYSHMSNIYSSLGKWKKAGMTRKMMRSIGVKKIAGGSCIEANNRLNEFVAGDRSHPQSEIIYNLLHLVYGHFNSEATEDYD